In the Hordeum vulgare subsp. vulgare chromosome 7H, MorexV3_pseudomolecules_assembly, whole genome shotgun sequence genome, one interval contains:
- the LOC123408706 gene encoding uncharacterized protein LOC123408706 yields MTWHKSYRPLLAIPRPSIHSSIWRKEKKKTSRSRTLPSHSSPPPLTERRHHLPSPPATELLPARSVSTSRKRCLQVLHLVSQVLDRVGHVVGENHPRWQGAERCAGDGAVGPGCRHAGATSRRRVVPARSRSRGCVAYPLLSTSAALTDKGKFLLAARRFRHGPHTEYIISYDSNDLYPGSNSRVGKLRRQW; encoded by the exons atgacatggcacaaatcctACCGTCCATTGCTAGCAATCCCACGTCCATCCATCCATTCATCCAtttggagaaaagaaaaaaagaaaactagcAGATCGCGAACCCTACCCAGCCACTCGTCGCCTCCTCCCCTTACagagcgccgccaccacctcccttcACCACCTGCCACGGAGCTTCTCCCCGCTAGATCCGTCTCCACCTCTAGGAAGCGCTGCCTCCAAGTCCTTCACCTTGTTTCCCAGGTCCTCGACCGCGTTGGGCATGTGGTCGGAGAAAACCACCCGCGCTGGCAAGGCGCCGAGCGCTGTGCTGGTGACGGCGCTGTTGGGCCTGGCTGCCGACACGCCGGCGCCACGTCGCGCCGACGCGTCGTCCCTGCCCGCAGCAGGAGTAGGGGATGTGTTGCCtaccccctcctctccacctccgcgG CCCTAACAGATAAAGGGAAGTTTTTACTAGCTGCTCGACGATTCAGACATGGGCCACACACTGAATATATCATCTCGTATGACTCTAATGATCTATATCCAGGAAGTAATTCACGCGTTGGAAAACTGAG ACGGCAATGGTAG